One Actinoplanes missouriensis 431 DNA segment encodes these proteins:
- the argS gene encoding arginine--tRNA ligase, producing MNLEPLLSDRLAPALEAVAGVWMDPAVRVSPHADFQSGAPLALARTLGRPPRDIAAEVAAKADLDGLAEIAVSGPGFLNLTVSDHFITEALDAMAGDRRLGVPLTGEPRRIVVDYSGPNVAKEMHVGHLRSTIIGDALARILQWQGHEVLRVNHLGDWGTPFGMLIEHLISEGAEGEHSLGDLTAFYRAARAEFEASEEFRTRARLRVVALQSGDPATRVLWRRLVERSEQAFLAVYDRLGVALGPDDFAGESSYQDALADVVSDLDRAGLLVESDGALCAFPAGFTGRDQTPTPLIVRKADGGFGYAATDLAALRHRVRDLGATELLYVVGSPQRAHFQMVFALARAAGWLPESVSAEHIGFGSVLGADGKMLKTRAGETIKLAALLDEAVARASAPEIGLAAIKYADLSGDRRGDYVFDVDRMLASTGNTGPYLQYAYARVRSLFARSDTVPGPVLLDHPAERALGLALLGWEPAVRSAAELREPHRLASYLHDLAATFSSFYERCPVLRAEPAVRASRLTLADLVAHTLHIGMFLLGIPVLEEI from the coding sequence ATGAATCTCGAACCACTCCTGTCCGACCGGCTTGCGCCTGCCCTCGAGGCGGTCGCCGGCGTCTGGATGGACCCGGCCGTCCGGGTGTCGCCGCACGCCGACTTTCAGTCCGGTGCGCCGCTCGCTCTGGCCCGCACGCTGGGCCGCCCGCCCCGGGACATCGCCGCCGAGGTGGCCGCCAAGGCGGACCTCGACGGTCTCGCCGAGATCGCCGTCTCGGGTCCCGGCTTCCTCAACCTGACCGTCTCCGATCATTTCATCACCGAGGCGCTCGACGCGATGGCCGGCGACCGGCGACTGGGTGTCCCGCTGACCGGGGAGCCGCGGCGGATCGTCGTCGACTACTCCGGGCCGAACGTCGCCAAGGAGATGCACGTCGGGCACCTGCGGTCGACGATCATCGGGGACGCGCTGGCCCGGATCCTTCAGTGGCAGGGGCACGAGGTGCTGCGGGTCAATCACCTCGGCGACTGGGGCACGCCGTTCGGGATGCTCATCGAGCACCTGATCTCGGAAGGCGCCGAGGGCGAGCATTCACTGGGCGACCTGACCGCTTTCTATCGCGCGGCGCGGGCCGAGTTCGAGGCGAGCGAGGAGTTCCGGACCCGGGCCCGGCTGCGGGTGGTGGCGCTGCAGTCCGGCGACCCGGCCACCCGCGTGCTGTGGCGGCGGCTCGTGGAGCGCTCCGAGCAGGCGTTCCTCGCCGTCTACGACAGGCTGGGCGTCGCCCTCGGCCCGGACGACTTCGCGGGGGAGAGCAGCTATCAGGACGCGCTCGCCGACGTGGTGTCCGATCTGGATCGGGCCGGTCTACTGGTCGAGAGCGACGGCGCTCTCTGCGCGTTCCCGGCCGGCTTCACCGGCCGGGACCAGACGCCCACGCCGCTGATCGTGCGCAAGGCCGACGGCGGTTTCGGGTACGCGGCGACCGACCTCGCGGCCCTGCGCCACCGGGTCCGGGACCTCGGCGCGACCGAGCTGCTCTACGTCGTCGGGTCGCCGCAGCGGGCGCATTTCCAGATGGTCTTCGCGCTGGCCCGCGCGGCCGGCTGGCTGCCGGAATCGGTCAGCGCCGAGCACATCGGGTTCGGCTCGGTCCTCGGCGCCGACGGGAAGATGCTGAAGACCCGGGCCGGGGAGACGATCAAGCTGGCCGCCCTGCTCGACGAGGCGGTGGCCCGAGCCTCGGCGCCGGAGATCGGGCTCGCCGCGATCAAGTACGCGGACCTCTCCGGTGACCGGCGCGGCGACTACGTCTTCGACGTCGACCGGATGCTGGCGTCCACCGGGAACACCGGGCCCTACCTGCAGTACGCGTACGCCCGGGTGCGGTCACTGTTCGCGCGGTCGGACACCGTACCCGGGCCGGTTCTGCTTGATCACCCGGCGGAACGTGCCCTCGGCCTTGCGTTGCTCGGGTGGGAGCCTGCCGTGCGGAGCGCGGCGGAGCTCCGGGAACCGCACCGGCTCGCGTCCTACCTGCACGACCTCGCCGCGACGTTCTCGAGTTTCTACGAACGGTGTCCGGTGCTGCGGGCCGAGCCCGCGGTACGGGCGAGCCGGCTCACCCTCGCCGATCTGGTGGCGCACACCCTCCACATCGGCATGTTTCTGCTCGGTATCCCGGTGTTGGAGGAAATTTGA
- a CDS encoding bifunctional metallophosphatase/5'-nucleotidase: MTLLSGVSRRSVLAASAATVAAPLVFSEAAQAGGHKPSAPKSYRLTVLGTSDTHGNVYNWDYYKDAEYDDSAHNDIGVAKLAALVTKLRKEATGPVLVLDAGDTIQGTPLATYYAKQEPITATGEKHPMARAMNVLDYDAVTLGNHEFNYGLPLLNLWIRQLGFPALAANAISVKTGKPAFTPYIIKKVSLGRHAPTLRVGILGLTNPGSTIWDRANVEGKIKFTDMIASAAKWVPIMRARGADVVLISAHGGDSGTSSYGDELPNENPTALIAEQVPGIDAILFGHAHREVPQRFVTNLKTGKQVLLSEPSKWGQRLTKMDFDIVRDRGRWTITTSAATMLNTNTVEADPKVLAVVRKQHEKTVAYVNQVVATSTETLSAESSRYEDTPILDYINKVQTDTVTAALAGTSYASLPVLSIAAPFSRTAVFPQGDVKIKDVAGLYIYDNTLEAVVLTGLEVKAYLEYSAKYFVTLAPDAPVNTETISDPSVPDYNYDVISGVDYDIDISKPVGSRITRLQIAGVDVAADAQFVVAVNNYRRSGGGSFPGIVKTQVYNAQQEIRQLLIDWAQAKGSINPADFFVKNWQLVRAGVPITF, encoded by the coding sequence ATGACCCTTCTCTCCGGCGTATCGCGCCGTAGCGTGCTCGCCGCCTCCGCGGCGACCGTCGCCGCGCCGCTCGTCTTCTCCGAAGCGGCACAGGCCGGCGGCCACAAGCCCTCCGCGCCGAAGTCCTACCGGCTGACCGTGCTCGGCACGTCCGACACGCACGGCAACGTCTACAACTGGGACTACTACAAGGACGCGGAGTACGACGACAGCGCGCACAACGACATCGGCGTGGCCAAGCTGGCCGCGCTCGTCACCAAGCTGCGCAAGGAGGCGACCGGCCCGGTCCTGGTCCTGGACGCCGGTGACACGATCCAGGGCACGCCGCTCGCCACGTACTACGCCAAGCAGGAGCCGATCACCGCGACCGGTGAGAAGCACCCGATGGCCCGCGCCATGAACGTGCTGGACTACGACGCGGTGACGCTCGGCAACCACGAGTTCAACTACGGCCTGCCGCTGCTGAACCTCTGGATCCGCCAGCTCGGCTTCCCGGCCCTCGCGGCGAACGCGATAAGCGTGAAGACCGGCAAGCCGGCGTTCACCCCGTACATCATCAAGAAGGTCTCCCTCGGCAGGCACGCGCCGACGCTGCGCGTCGGCATCCTGGGCCTCACCAACCCGGGCTCGACGATCTGGGACCGGGCGAACGTCGAAGGCAAGATCAAGTTCACTGACATGATCGCCTCGGCGGCCAAGTGGGTGCCGATCATGCGGGCCCGCGGCGCGGACGTCGTGCTGATCTCGGCGCACGGCGGCGACAGCGGCACCTCCAGCTACGGCGACGAGCTGCCCAACGAGAACCCGACCGCGCTCATCGCCGAGCAGGTGCCCGGCATCGACGCGATCCTCTTCGGACACGCGCACCGGGAGGTGCCGCAGCGGTTCGTCACCAACCTGAAGACCGGCAAGCAGGTGCTGCTCTCCGAGCCGTCGAAGTGGGGCCAGCGCCTCACCAAGATGGACTTCGACATCGTTCGCGACCGGGGCCGCTGGACGATCACGACGAGCGCCGCCACCATGCTCAACACCAACACGGTCGAGGCCGATCCGAAGGTTCTCGCGGTCGTCCGCAAACAGCACGAGAAGACCGTGGCGTACGTGAACCAGGTCGTCGCCACCTCCACCGAGACGCTCTCCGCGGAGTCGTCGCGGTACGAGGACACCCCGATCCTCGATTACATCAACAAGGTGCAGACCGACACCGTCACGGCGGCTCTCGCTGGCACGTCGTACGCGTCGCTGCCGGTCCTGTCGATCGCGGCGCCGTTCAGCCGGACCGCGGTGTTCCCGCAGGGCGACGTGAAGATCAAGGACGTCGCCGGGCTCTACATCTACGACAACACCCTGGAAGCGGTCGTGCTGACCGGGCTTGAGGTGAAGGCCTACCTGGAGTACTCGGCGAAGTACTTCGTCACGCTGGCGCCGGACGCTCCGGTGAACACCGAGACGATCAGCGACCCGTCGGTGCCGGACTACAACTACGACGTGATCTCCGGCGTCGACTACGACATCGACATCAGCAAGCCGGTCGGCAGCCGGATCACCCGCCTGCAGATCGCCGGCGTGGACGTCGCGGCCGACGCGCAGTTCGTGGTGGCGGTGAACAACTACCGGCGCTCCGGCGGCGGCAGCTTCCCCGGCATCGTGAAGACCCAGGTCTACAACGCGCAGCAGGAGATCCGTCAGCTCCTGATCGACTGGGCGCAGGCCAAGGGCTCGATCAACCCGGCCGACTTCTTCGTGAAGAACTGGCAGCTCGTCCGCGCGGGCGTGCCGATCACGTTCTGA
- a CDS encoding serine/threonine-protein kinase, with protein sequence MLSAGDLLDNRYRLDDRIATGGMGDVWRGTDVVLGRTVAVKVLRTAMLEDPEFATRFYGEARMMATFRHPGVVEVYDYASDGDYSGPEKVAYLVMAFVEGEPLSNRVKEGPIPVTETLSIVAQAADALHAAHQAGIVHRDIKPGNLIVKPTGAVILIDFGVARSNALTSVTGLNAIVGTALYMAPEQVAKGDLTPATDVYALGAVAYHCIAGHPPFDGENALQVALRHLEDEPPPLPDHVPFEVQQLIARAMAKQPADRFQSAAEFAEAAFAAAGPLDWKRLTGTSMVAPLSPAAPTRAVPRPRDFPPQMPVSPAPRQVPVAASRSSQPLAQRGLMIAILALFAVAGGLGLIFVLNQGDDKEPVTSPTQQNEQINEEVLPPPVSEEAEPSTEVTSRKPVKQRPRSASASPSPSLSSTSPSPAVSTTPPTTEPTTKAPTTPATTEPTTEPTITTTPPKEPEEPDPGTTTTTPTGAGGGATP encoded by the coding sequence GTGCTCAGTGCCGGAGATCTCCTGGACAACCGGTACCGGTTGGACGATCGCATCGCGACCGGCGGGATGGGTGACGTCTGGCGCGGCACTGACGTGGTGCTCGGCCGCACCGTCGCCGTGAAGGTGCTGCGCACCGCGATGCTCGAGGACCCGGAGTTCGCCACCCGGTTCTACGGCGAGGCCCGGATGATGGCCACGTTCCGGCACCCGGGTGTGGTCGAGGTCTACGACTACGCGAGCGACGGCGACTACTCCGGCCCGGAGAAGGTCGCCTACCTGGTGATGGCGTTCGTCGAGGGCGAGCCGCTCTCCAACCGGGTGAAAGAGGGACCGATCCCGGTCACCGAGACCCTGTCGATCGTGGCGCAGGCCGCCGACGCGCTGCACGCCGCGCACCAGGCCGGCATCGTGCACCGCGACATCAAGCCCGGCAACCTGATCGTGAAACCGACCGGCGCGGTCATCCTGATCGACTTCGGCGTCGCCCGGTCGAACGCGCTGACCAGCGTCACCGGCCTCAACGCGATCGTCGGCACCGCTCTCTACATGGCGCCCGAGCAGGTCGCCAAGGGTGACCTGACGCCGGCCACCGATGTGTACGCGCTGGGCGCCGTCGCGTACCACTGCATCGCCGGTCACCCGCCGTTCGACGGGGAGAACGCGCTGCAGGTGGCGCTGCGTCACCTGGAGGACGAGCCGCCGCCCCTGCCCGACCACGTGCCGTTCGAGGTCCAGCAGCTGATCGCCCGCGCGATGGCGAAACAGCCGGCCGACCGGTTCCAGAGCGCTGCCGAGTTCGCCGAGGCGGCGTTCGCGGCGGCCGGCCCGCTGGACTGGAAACGGCTGACCGGCACGTCGATGGTCGCACCGCTCAGCCCGGCGGCGCCGACCCGTGCGGTGCCCCGCCCGCGTGACTTCCCGCCGCAGATGCCGGTCTCCCCGGCGCCGCGGCAGGTTCCGGTGGCGGCCTCCCGGTCGTCGCAGCCGCTCGCCCAGCGCGGTCTGATGATCGCGATCCTGGCGCTCTTCGCGGTGGCCGGCGGACTCGGACTGATCTTCGTGCTCAACCAGGGCGACGACAAGGAGCCGGTCACCTCGCCCACCCAGCAGAACGAGCAGATCAACGAAGAGGTGCTCCCGCCGCCGGTGAGCGAGGAGGCGGAGCCGTCCACCGAGGTGACCTCCCGCAAGCCGGTGAAGCAGCGCCCGCGGAGCGCGTCGGCGAGCCCGTCGCCGTCGTTGTCGTCCACCTCGCCCTCGCCTGCGGTCTCCACGACGCCGCCGACGACCGAGCCGACGACGAAGGCGCCCACCACCCCGGCCACCACGGAGCCGACGACCGAGCCGACCATCACCACGACGCCGCCCAAGGAACCCGAAGAGCCCGACCCCGGGACCACGACCACCACGCCGACCGGGGCGGGCGGGGGCGCAACCCCATAA
- a CDS encoding STAS domain-containing protein, which produces MTLSITTSTLANGAIEVSPRGEIDVENAYEIREAVGAQLADASPVRIELNMQHVTFIDSVGISALVAAFQLAGVSGVKLVVTRPSRFAHRQLWVTGLLGLFGNPQPHEEAVTTA; this is translated from the coding sequence GTGACGCTGTCGATAACGACGTCGACGCTGGCCAACGGCGCCATCGAGGTTTCGCCGCGAGGCGAGATCGACGTCGAGAACGCGTACGAGATCCGTGAAGCGGTGGGCGCGCAACTCGCGGACGCCAGCCCGGTCCGGATCGAGCTCAACATGCAGCACGTGACCTTCATCGACTCGGTGGGGATCAGCGCCCTCGTGGCCGCGTTCCAGCTCGCCGGGGTCAGTGGTGTGAAACTCGTCGTAACCCGGCCCAGCCGGTTCGCGCACCGGCAGCTCTGGGTGACCGGGCTGCTCGGCCTGTTCGGCAACCCACAGCCCCATGAGGAAGCCGTCACCACCGCCTGA
- the surE gene encoding 5'/3'-nucleotidase SurE, translating to MSAKPGKQPPMRILITNDDGIEAPGIRWLARAVAHEGYDVVVAAPLSESSGSSAAMTAVVQEGKIMSEPRELTGGKHIPAYGVAASPAYIVLLALREAFGPPPDLVLSGINRGANAGAAVVHSGTVGATLTASHAGLRGLAVSLDVLTPAAASAESGGAAIAALDRIDDEQHHWGSGADLAVRMIPSLLHTPPGTVFNLNVPDLHVDGIRGLRQAHLARFGQVQMSIAEAGEGFVRTAVQAAEEELEPGSDLAALAENFAVVTPIRAPHEDTDIRINVDAVRVHDPSL from the coding sequence ATGAGCGCGAAGCCGGGCAAACAACCCCCGATGAGAATCCTGATCACCAACGACGACGGCATCGAGGCGCCGGGCATCCGCTGGCTGGCCCGCGCCGTCGCACACGAGGGCTACGACGTGGTGGTGGCCGCGCCGCTGAGCGAATCCAGCGGCAGCAGCGCCGCGATGACCGCGGTGGTGCAAGAGGGCAAGATCATGTCAGAGCCGCGGGAACTGACCGGGGGAAAACACATTCCCGCGTACGGGGTGGCGGCGTCACCGGCGTACATCGTGCTCCTGGCCCTGCGCGAAGCGTTCGGCCCGCCGCCGGACCTGGTGCTCTCCGGGATCAACCGGGGGGCGAACGCGGGCGCCGCGGTGGTGCACTCCGGGACCGTGGGTGCCACCCTCACCGCCTCGCACGCCGGTCTGCGCGGCCTGGCCGTGTCGCTGGACGTGCTCACCCCGGCGGCCGCCTCCGCGGAGAGCGGCGGGGCCGCCATCGCCGCGCTGGACCGGATCGACGACGAGCAGCACCACTGGGGCAGCGGCGCCGACCTGGCCGTACGGATGATCCCGTCGTTGCTGCACACCCCGCCGGGGACGGTTTTCAACCTGAACGTCCCGGATCTGCACGTGGACGGCATCCGCGGCTTACGCCAGGCGCATCTGGCCCGGTTCGGTCAGGTGCAGATGAGCATCGCCGAGGCCGGCGAGGGTTTCGTCCGGACGGCCGTGCAGGCCGCCGAGGAGGAGTTGGAGCCCGGGAGCGACCTGGCGGCTCTCGCCGAGAACTTCGCCGTGGTCACCCCGATCCGGGCTCCGCACGAGGACACCGACATCAGGATCAACGTCGACGCCGTCCGCGTCCACGACCCGTCGTTGTGA
- a CDS encoding 1-phosphofructokinase family hexose kinase, which produces MRDMSDGRVMVFAPAPQLTVTIEQHHDEPELHVHPGGQGIWQTRMITSLGAHVTLCAAAGGEVGRVLSPLLAELPGVTLRLVMREHGSGWYVHDRRGGTRQEIAERPGTPLSRHELDELYNLTLAEGLRAGLAILSGPAHPSVIKPEVYRRLAADLRSNGCQVIADLCSKHLAAVLEAGISVLKISHEELIADGTAPDGSTPSLIKALQHLHDHGAETVLVSRADEGALALIDGEIFSVALPRLTPAEHRGAGDSMTAGVAAVLAHGGPMEEAVRTGAAAGALNVTRHGLGTGHVDAVRVLTERVVLTPMKKAS; this is translated from the coding sequence ATGCGAGACATGAGTGACGGCCGGGTCATGGTCTTCGCGCCGGCGCCCCAGCTGACGGTGACCATCGAACAACACCACGACGAGCCTGAGCTGCACGTCCATCCGGGCGGGCAGGGCATCTGGCAGACCCGGATGATCACGTCGCTGGGCGCGCACGTGACGCTCTGCGCCGCGGCCGGCGGCGAGGTCGGCCGGGTGCTCAGCCCGCTGCTCGCCGAGCTTCCCGGCGTGACGCTGCGGCTCGTCATGCGCGAGCACGGCAGCGGGTGGTATGTGCACGACCGCCGCGGCGGGACCCGTCAGGAGATCGCCGAGCGGCCGGGCACCCCGCTCTCCCGCCACGAGCTCGACGAGCTCTACAACCTGACCCTCGCCGAGGGCCTGCGGGCCGGGCTGGCGATCCTGAGCGGCCCGGCGCACCCGTCGGTCATCAAGCCGGAGGTCTACCGCCGGCTCGCCGCCGACCTGCGCAGCAACGGCTGCCAGGTGATCGCCGACCTGTGCAGCAAGCACCTGGCAGCGGTGCTGGAGGCAGGCATCTCGGTCCTGAAGATCAGCCACGAGGAGCTGATCGCGGACGGGACCGCGCCGGACGGCTCGACGCCCTCGCTGATCAAGGCGCTGCAGCACCTGCACGACCACGGCGCCGAGACGGTCCTGGTCTCCCGGGCCGACGAGGGCGCTCTCGCGCTGATCGACGGCGAGATCTTCAGCGTCGCGCTCCCCCGGCTCACTCCGGCCGAGCACCGGGGCGCCGGCGACTCGATGACAGCCGGCGTGGCCGCGGTCCTCGCGCACGGCGGCCCGATGGAGGAGGCCGTGCGCACCGGCGCGGCCGCGGGCGCCCTCAACGTCACCCGGCACGGACTCGGCACCGGCCACGTCGACGCGGTCCGCGTACTCACCGAACGAGTCGTCCTGACTCCGATGAAGAAGGCATCATGA
- a CDS encoding cation diffusion facilitator family transporter, with product MGAGHDHGVSVLHGGARHRRSLWWAAALLTVVMVGEAIAAGLTGSLALLSDAGHMFTDVLAIAMTLAAITAAGRAGSDSGRTFGLYRLEVLAALANAALLTVVAGFVLVQAVRRFTDPPEVPGGWMLLVAVGGLLANLVAFALLRSGAKENIGVRGAYLEVLGDLLGSVGVIVAALVIWFTGWAYADPIVAVVVALMILPRTFALGRSAVRILVQAAPEHLDITAVRERLAAVPGVCDVHDLHVWTLTSGMDVASAHLRLDPAAELGAVLTVAREALHADFAIDHATLQVEPAGPSRHCTPTGW from the coding sequence ATGGGAGCCGGCCACGACCACGGCGTATCGGTCCTGCATGGCGGGGCACGTCACCGCAGATCACTCTGGTGGGCGGCAGCACTGCTGACCGTGGTGATGGTCGGCGAGGCGATCGCGGCCGGTCTCACCGGCTCGCTCGCGCTTCTCTCCGACGCCGGCCACATGTTCACCGACGTTCTGGCGATCGCCATGACGCTCGCCGCCATCACCGCGGCCGGGCGGGCCGGCAGCGACTCGGGCCGCACCTTCGGCCTCTACCGCCTGGAGGTGCTCGCCGCGCTCGCCAACGCCGCGCTGCTCACCGTGGTCGCCGGCTTCGTGCTGGTCCAGGCGGTGCGCCGGTTCACCGACCCTCCCGAGGTGCCGGGCGGGTGGATGCTGCTGGTCGCGGTCGGCGGCCTGCTCGCGAACCTGGTCGCCTTCGCGCTGCTGCGCTCGGGAGCCAAGGAGAACATCGGGGTCCGCGGGGCGTACCTGGAGGTGCTCGGCGACCTGCTCGGCTCGGTCGGGGTGATCGTGGCCGCTCTGGTCATCTGGTTCACCGGCTGGGCGTACGCGGACCCGATCGTCGCCGTGGTGGTGGCCCTGATGATCCTGCCCCGGACGTTCGCGCTGGGCCGGTCCGCGGTCCGGATCCTGGTCCAGGCCGCACCCGAGCATCTGGACATCACCGCCGTCCGCGAGCGGCTGGCCGCCGTGCCCGGCGTCTGTGACGTCCACGACCTGCACGTCTGGACCCTCACCTCGGGCATGGACGTGGCCTCCGCGCACCTGCGTCTCGACCCGGCGGCCGAGCTCGGCGCGGTGCTGACCGTGGCCCGCGAGGCGCTGCACGCCGACTTCGCGATCGACCACGCGACGCTGCAGGTGGAGCCGGCCGGACCGAGCCGGCACTGTACGCCGACCGGCTGGTGA
- a CDS encoding SMP-30/gluconolactonase/LRE family protein, producing the protein MLRRTLANALLGTALAVTVAAAPAEAAKSHPLPATITLPSGFQPEGIAIGTKPYAYFGSRVDGDIYRADLRTGAGRTISEGPGTASLGLKIDKNRLFVAGGAGGDARVLDVRTGEILKSYRLQPVGATAFINDVIVTRDAAWFTDSRNAVLFKLPFGRHGALPAEAVRVPITGDFVLAEGNNANGISTTPDRRALIIVQSNTGSLFRVSFSGVATKIDLGLSETLVNGDGLWLRGRTLYAVQNRLNVIAEVELNRRGTAGTVVSRTSNPAFDVPTTIAEFGKRFYLPNARFTTPPTPETTYNAVAVPIP; encoded by the coding sequence GTGCTTCGCCGTACCCTTGCGAACGCTCTTCTCGGCACCGCCCTCGCGGTGACCGTAGCCGCCGCGCCCGCCGAGGCGGCCAAGTCCCATCCATTGCCCGCCACAATCACCCTGCCGAGCGGATTCCAGCCCGAAGGCATCGCCATCGGGACGAAGCCGTACGCCTACTTCGGCTCCCGCGTCGACGGTGACATCTACCGGGCAGACCTGCGTACCGGCGCCGGACGCACGATCAGCGAGGGCCCCGGCACCGCGTCGCTCGGCCTCAAGATCGACAAGAACCGGCTCTTCGTGGCCGGTGGCGCCGGTGGTGACGCCCGGGTTCTCGACGTGCGCACCGGCGAGATCCTGAAGTCCTACCGGCTCCAGCCGGTCGGCGCCACGGCGTTCATCAACGACGTGATCGTCACCCGCGACGCGGCCTGGTTCACCGACTCCCGCAACGCCGTGCTGTTCAAGCTGCCGTTCGGCCGGCACGGCGCGCTGCCCGCCGAGGCCGTCCGGGTGCCGATCACCGGCGACTTCGTGCTGGCCGAGGGGAACAACGCGAACGGCATCAGCACGACGCCGGACCGCCGCGCGCTGATCATCGTGCAGTCGAACACCGGCTCGCTGTTCCGGGTGTCGTTCTCCGGCGTGGCCACCAAGATCGACCTGGGCCTGTCCGAGACGCTCGTCAACGGTGACGGCCTCTGGCTGCGCGGCCGGACCCTGTACGCGGTGCAGAACCGGCTCAACGTGATCGCCGAGGTGGAACTCAACCGCCGGGGCACCGCCGGGACCGTGGTCTCCCGGACGTCGAACCCGGCGTTCGACGTGCCGACCACGATCGCGGAGTTCGGCAAGCGGTTCTACCTGCCGAACGCCCGATTCACCACGCCGCCGACGCCGGAGACCACGTACAACGCGGTCGCCGTCCCGATCCCGTAG